In Erythrobacter litoralis HTCC2594, a single genomic region encodes these proteins:
- a CDS encoding RsmB/NOP family class I SAM-dependent RNA methyltransferase produces the protein MTPAARVQAAIDILDRVIDAARSEGAPADRIIADWARNNRYAGSKDRRAVRELVYSAIRICGEVPETGRAALLALAEEDTSLRECFDGSQYGPERIGEEEGVASRGIAPGWLTEALAHSGVSHEEREALLGRAPLDIRINTLKASTETVELPQDGEPLALPNALRFASGTQVEQWPAYRDGKIEVQDLGSQLACRAADARPGETVLDLCAGAGGKTLALAASMELRGRLIASDTDLRRGRQLLPRAERAGAAGIETRLLDPGRELEVLGDLTGQVDCVLVDAPCSGTGTWRRKPEAKWRLTPHALQRYADLQDHLLDVAARLVKPGGRVVFVTCSLLDAEGPDRFEAFLVGNSRWEADIPELPLGRQRGKGIRLSPFHDGTDGFFIARAVLPC, from the coding sequence ATGACCCCCGCCGCGCGGGTTCAAGCCGCAATCGACATCCTCGACCGCGTGATCGATGCTGCGCGCAGCGAAGGTGCGCCGGCGGACCGGATCATCGCCGACTGGGCGCGCAACAATCGGTATGCCGGAAGCAAGGACCGCCGCGCGGTGCGTGAGCTGGTGTACAGCGCGATACGGATATGCGGCGAGGTTCCCGAAACGGGGCGGGCCGCGTTGCTGGCGCTTGCCGAAGAAGACACGTCGCTGCGCGAATGCTTCGACGGCTCGCAATATGGACCAGAGCGGATCGGCGAAGAGGAAGGCGTGGCTTCGCGTGGAATCGCACCGGGCTGGCTGACAGAGGCCTTGGCGCATTCCGGCGTCTCGCACGAGGAACGAGAGGCGCTGCTGGGCCGTGCGCCGCTCGACATTCGCATCAATACGCTGAAGGCTAGCACCGAAACGGTCGAACTGCCCCAAGATGGCGAACCGCTTGCCTTGCCGAACGCCCTGCGTTTTGCGTCCGGCACGCAGGTCGAGCAATGGCCCGCCTATCGCGACGGCAAGATCGAGGTGCAGGACCTTGGCAGCCAGCTCGCCTGCCGCGCCGCAGACGCAAGGCCCGGCGAGACGGTGCTCGATCTTTGCGCCGGGGCAGGGGGCAAGACGCTGGCGCTGGCAGCGAGCATGGAATTGCGTGGCCGGTTGATCGCCAGCGACACCGACCTGCGGCGCGGCCGACAATTGCTGCCCCGCGCCGAACGCGCCGGCGCCGCCGGGATCGAAACGCGCTTGCTCGATCCCGGCCGCGAGCTGGAGGTGCTGGGCGACCTGACAGGCCAGGTCGATTGCGTGCTGGTCGATGCGCCCTGTTCCGGCACGGGCACCTGGCGGCGCAAGCCGGAGGCGAAGTGGCGGCTCACGCCGCATGCGCTTCAGCGCTATGCCGACTTGCAGGACCACCTCCTCGATGTCGCAGCCAGGCTCGTCAAGCCGGGCGGCCGCGTGGTCTTCGTGACCTGCTCGCTGCTCGACGCCGAGGGCCCGGATCGCTTCGAAGCGTTTCTGGTGGGGAATTCTCGATGGGAGGCCGATATCCCCGAGTTGCCGCTCGGCCGTCAACGCGGGAAAGGTATCCGGCTCTCGCCGTTCCATGACGGTACGGACGGATTCTTCATCGCCCGTGCAGTCTTGCCGTGCTAG
- a CDS encoding alpha/beta hydrolase, translated as MQDTEFFVRDDVRNFLAMLEQAGGAPIDEVSLEEARAAYMALHQMADAPARELAVIKDLSCPGPAGDIGLRLYDTQESRDPGPVIVFYHGGGFVIGDLDTHNALCTEIAAQMDLPVVAVDYRLAPEHPFPAPIEDCIAATRWIAGSPDALGRGATGVIPIGDSAGGNATIVVSQALAQEPADAPVVLQVPIFPLASDSARSNSIEAFAEGFVLTKAAIEFFEAAYKPDKNDPRAMPILGRHEDTPPTVLVTASLDPIRDSGRDYAAALAHAGIDHVFLEVEGGTHSFTNLRQAVPSYQRELDNVIQVMKLMLAVKS; from the coding sequence ATGCAAGACACCGAATTCTTCGTGCGCGATGACGTGCGCAACTTCCTGGCGATGCTGGAGCAGGCCGGGGGCGCACCGATCGACGAGGTCTCGCTTGAGGAAGCGCGCGCCGCCTATATGGCATTGCACCAGATGGCCGATGCGCCCGCGCGCGAACTGGCGGTGATCAAGGATTTGAGCTGCCCCGGCCCGGCCGGCGACATCGGTTTGCGGCTCTACGATACGCAGGAAAGCCGCGATCCCGGTCCGGTCATCGTGTTCTACCATGGCGGCGGTTTCGTGATCGGCGATCTCGATACGCACAATGCATTGTGCACGGAGATCGCGGCGCAGATGGACCTGCCGGTCGTGGCGGTCGACTATCGCCTTGCGCCCGAGCATCCCTTCCCCGCCCCGATCGAGGATTGCATCGCCGCAACGCGCTGGATCGCCGGATCGCCCGACGCCCTGGGTCGCGGCGCGACGGGCGTCATCCCGATCGGCGACAGCGCCGGCGGCAATGCCACAATCGTCGTCAGCCAGGCGCTTGCGCAGGAGCCCGCCGATGCGCCGGTCGTGCTGCAAGTGCCGATCTTTCCGCTGGCGAGCGACAGCGCCAGGTCCAACAGCATCGAGGCCTTCGCGGAAGGCTTCGTGCTGACCAAGGCCGCAATCGAATTTTTCGAAGCCGCCTACAAGCCCGACAAGAACGACCCGCGGGCCATGCCGATCCTCGGCAGGCACGAGGACACGCCGCCGACCGTGCTGGTCACTGCCAGCCTCGACCCGATCCGCGATTCAGGGCGCGACTATGCCGCCGCCCTCGCCCATGCGGGTATCGACCACGTCTTCCTCGAAGTCGAAGGCGGCACCCACAGCTTCACCAACCTGCGGCAAGCAGTCCCGAGCTACCAGCGCGAGCTCGACAACGTCATCCAGGTCATGAAGCTGATGCTGGCGGTGAAAAGTTGA
- a CDS encoding 2-oxoacid:acceptor oxidoreductase subunit alpha, producing MATQVAESPDNSHQPEAVVVRFAGDSGDGMQLTGGQFTLSTALAGNDLATFPDFPAEIRAPQGTLFGVSAFQINFGSRAIDTAGDAPDVLVAMNPAALKTNLGALKPGGLIIADTGAFTKRNLDKAKYEQNPLEDGSLAKFDVLAFDISEMTIEAVKPFGLGNKDALRSKNMWTLGLALWMFDRPREPIHDWLKAKFKSKPEIADANIAALDAGHAYGETAELSGPVKQLTMPPVESAPGLYRTITGAEAVSLGLVAGAQLAELPMFFGGYPITPASAILHHLARLKEFGVTTFQAEDEIAAICAAIGASYAGSLGVTSSSGPGIALKGEAMGLAIMTELPLVIVNSQRGGPSTGLPTKTEQSDLYQAVYGRNGDAPMPVIAASSPGDAFETAIEACRIAVQYMTPVMLLTDGYIANAAEPWKVPDPSTFEPFPAQFLQEKNGDDELLPYKRNTKGARPWIKPGTPDLMHRIGGIEKAADTGHIDYSPDNHQAMTDARVGKVLCVDVPDQEVCLGETSGKLAVVGWGSTYGPIHQAVRRERDKGCDVSHIHVRHIWPLPGNLGALLHGFDHVLVPEMNTGQFKTVLRDQFLVDAVPLTKTSGQPFAIAELQAEIGKFFDGIDDNEGGQVPVNDDQLPSPEV from the coding sequence ATGGCGACGCAGGTGGCAGAAAGCCCCGACAATTCCCACCAGCCGGAAGCCGTGGTGGTCCGCTTTGCCGGCGACAGCGGTGACGGCATGCAGCTGACGGGCGGGCAATTCACGCTCTCCACCGCGCTGGCGGGCAACGACCTTGCAACCTTCCCCGATTTCCCGGCCGAAATCCGCGCTCCGCAGGGAACATTGTTCGGCGTTTCCGCTTTCCAGATCAATTTCGGCAGCCGGGCGATCGACACGGCGGGCGATGCGCCCGATGTCCTCGTCGCGATGAATCCGGCCGCGCTCAAGACGAACCTCGGGGCGTTGAAGCCCGGCGGGCTCATCATCGCGGACACGGGAGCTTTCACGAAGCGCAATCTGGATAAGGCCAAGTACGAGCAGAACCCGCTGGAAGATGGCAGCCTTGCCAAGTTCGATGTGCTCGCCTTCGACATCAGCGAAATGACCATCGAAGCGGTCAAGCCGTTCGGGCTCGGGAACAAGGACGCGCTGCGGTCCAAGAACATGTGGACGCTGGGCCTCGCGCTATGGATGTTCGATCGCCCGCGCGAACCGATCCACGACTGGCTCAAGGCCAAGTTCAAGTCGAAGCCCGAAATTGCCGACGCCAATATCGCCGCGCTCGATGCCGGGCATGCCTATGGCGAGACGGCGGAATTGAGCGGGCCGGTCAAGCAATTGACCATGCCGCCGGTCGAGAGCGCGCCAGGGCTCTATCGCACGATCACCGGGGCCGAAGCCGTCTCGCTCGGCCTCGTGGCCGGTGCACAATTGGCTGAACTGCCGATGTTCTTCGGCGGCTATCCGATCACGCCGGCATCCGCGATCTTGCACCATCTCGCGCGGCTCAAGGAATTCGGCGTCACCACGTTCCAAGCCGAAGACGAGATCGCCGCGATCTGTGCCGCCATCGGCGCGAGCTATGCGGGCAGCCTTGGCGTCACTTCGTCGTCGGGCCCCGGCATCGCGCTCAAGGGTGAGGCGATGGGCCTCGCGATCATGACCGAGCTGCCGCTGGTCATCGTCAATTCGCAGCGCGGCGGGCCGTCGACGGGCCTGCCGACCAAGACCGAGCAGAGCGACCTCTATCAGGCGGTCTATGGCCGCAATGGCGATGCGCCGATGCCGGTGATCGCTGCGAGCAGCCCCGGCGATGCCTTTGAGACCGCGATCGAGGCGTGCCGCATCGCGGTGCAGTATATGACCCCGGTGATGCTGTTGACCGATGGCTATATCGCCAATGCCGCCGAGCCGTGGAAAGTGCCCGACCCGAGCACTTTCGAGCCGTTCCCTGCGCAGTTCCTGCAAGAGAAAAACGGTGACGATGAGCTGCTTCCCTACAAGCGCAATACCAAGGGCGCGCGTCCTTGGATCAAGCCCGGCACACCAGATCTCATGCACCGCATCGGCGGGATCGAGAAAGCGGCGGATACCGGCCATATCGATTACTCACCCGACAACCACCAGGCGATGACCGACGCCCGCGTCGGCAAGGTTCTCTGCGTTGACGTGCCCGACCAGGAAGTCTGCCTCGGCGAAACCTCGGGCAAGCTTGCAGTGGTGGGCTGGGGCAGCACCTACGGCCCGATCCACCAGGCCGTGCGGCGCGAGCGCGACAAGGGTTGCGACGTCAGCCACATCCACGTGCGCCATATATGGCCGCTGCCCGGAAATCTCGGCGCGCTGCTCCACGGCTTCGATCATGTGCTGGTGCCGGAAATGAACACCGGCCAGTTCAAGACCGTTTTGCGCGACCAGTTCCTGGTCGACGCGGTCCCGCTGACGAAGACCAGCGGGCAGCCCTTTGCCATCGCCGAGTTACAGGCGGAGATCGGCAAGTTCTTTGATGGGATCGACGACAATGAAGGCGGACAGGTGCCGGTCAATGACGACCAATTGCCGAGTCCGGAGGTTTGA
- a CDS encoding tetratricopeptide repeat protein — MRFAPAAAALSLLVAVQTSVSYADEGAPAPRAAMLITEGMAALEAGQPQRAVDAFEAALAVDPGHTPIYLHLAEAARREGLQGKAIGYYRETLKRDPDNYAAMSGEGAALVEKGAVEKARRNLSRLESLCGETCPETRDLATAISRGPQPRVLRAEAVMPDATVSQN, encoded by the coding sequence ATGCGTTTCGCCCCAGCCGCCGCTGCCCTTTCGCTGCTCGTCGCCGTGCAAACGAGTGTGAGCTATGCGGACGAAGGCGCACCGGCTCCGCGGGCGGCCATGCTGATCACTGAAGGCATGGCGGCGCTCGAGGCGGGACAGCCGCAGCGCGCGGTGGACGCTTTCGAGGCCGCGCTGGCGGTCGATCCCGGCCATACGCCGATCTACTTGCACCTGGCCGAAGCCGCGCGCCGCGAGGGGCTGCAAGGCAAGGCCATCGGCTATTACCGCGAGACGCTGAAACGCGACCCGGACAATTACGCCGCCATGTCGGGCGAGGGCGCGGCTCTGGTCGAGAAAGGCGCGGTCGAGAAAGCGCGGCGCAACCTGTCGCGGCTGGAATCCTTGTGCGGCGAAACATGCCCGGAAACGCGCGACCTCGCCACGGCCATCTCCCGCGGCCCGCAGCCGCGCGTGCTGCGCGCCGAGGCCGTGATGCCCGACGCGACGGTGTCGCAGAATTGA
- a CDS encoding RNA pyrophosphohydrolase has translation MASGSADHEDLRYRQCAGVMLANREGLVFAAQRIDSKNLGAWQMPQGGIDPGETQQEAAMRELEEETGVSADLADVIARMPYPVRYDLPEELQGKLWGGRYRGQEQHWFLARFTGTDADIDIAAHNPPEFSEWKWVEPDELPRLIVPFKREVYRAVVKEFRSLI, from the coding sequence ATGGCCAGCGGCTCGGCGGACCACGAGGACTTGCGATACCGGCAATGCGCCGGCGTCATGCTCGCCAACCGCGAAGGGTTGGTCTTCGCAGCGCAACGGATCGACTCGAAAAACCTCGGCGCATGGCAAATGCCGCAAGGCGGGATAGATCCGGGCGAGACGCAACAAGAAGCGGCGATGCGCGAGTTGGAAGAGGAAACCGGCGTTTCCGCCGATCTGGCCGATGTGATTGCGCGCATGCCCTACCCGGTCCGCTATGATTTGCCGGAGGAATTGCAGGGCAAGCTATGGGGAGGGAGATACCGAGGCCAGGAGCAGCACTGGTTCCTCGCCCGCTTCACGGGCACGGATGCCGACATCGATATCGCTGCCCATAATCCCCCCGAATTCAGCGAGTGGAAATGGGTCGAACCCGACGAACTTCCGCGTCTTATCGTGCCCTTCAAGCGCGAAGTTTACCGCGCCGTCGTCAAGGAATTCCGGTCGTTGATCTAG
- the guaB gene encoding IMP dehydrogenase yields the protein MPIKDIPLGLTFDDVLLRPAESEVLPSMADTRTKLTREIALNIPVISAAMDTVTEADMAIAMAQMGGIGVLHRNLKIKEQVAAVRAVKRFESGMVVNPITISPEATLGQAQAIMDQHQISGIPVTDKGGKLVGILTNRDVRFAENPGQPVRELMTTDDLATVPLGTGENEARRLLHQRRIEKLVVVDDAYRCIGLITVKDIEKAVTYPEATKDESGRLRVAAATTVGDKGFERTERLIDAEVDVVIIDTAHGHNKDVALAVERVKKLSNAVQVVAGNVATAEATKALIGAGADAVKVGIGPGSICTTRVVAGVGVPQLTAIMDSAEEAAKSGVPVIGDGGLRTSGDAAKALAAGASSVMIGSMLAGTEEAPGETFIYQGRSYKSYRGMGSVSAMARGSADRYFQQDVSALKLVPEGIEGQVPYKGPAKDVVHQLVGGIKAAMGYTGSATIEDLRTRAEFVRITNAGLAESHVHDVAITREAPNYPTR from the coding sequence GGCGGACACGCGCACGAAGCTGACGCGCGAGATCGCGCTCAACATCCCGGTGATCTCCGCCGCAATGGATACAGTGACGGAAGCGGACATGGCGATCGCGATGGCGCAGATGGGCGGGATCGGCGTGCTGCACCGCAATCTCAAGATCAAGGAACAGGTCGCCGCCGTTCGCGCGGTCAAGCGCTTCGAAAGCGGCATGGTGGTCAACCCGATCACGATCTCGCCCGAAGCGACGCTGGGCCAGGCGCAGGCGATCATGGACCAGCACCAGATCAGCGGCATCCCGGTGACCGACAAAGGCGGCAAGCTGGTCGGCATCCTGACCAACCGCGACGTCCGCTTCGCCGAAAATCCGGGTCAGCCCGTCCGTGAACTGATGACGACGGACGATCTGGCTACCGTCCCGCTCGGCACGGGCGAGAACGAAGCGCGGCGGCTGTTGCACCAGCGGAGGATCGAAAAGCTGGTGGTGGTCGACGATGCCTATCGCTGCATCGGTCTCATCACCGTCAAGGATATCGAGAAAGCGGTCACCTATCCCGAAGCCACCAAGGACGAAAGCGGCCGGTTGCGTGTCGCGGCCGCCACGACCGTGGGTGACAAGGGTTTCGAGCGGACCGAGCGGCTGATCGATGCCGAAGTCGATGTCGTCATCATCGACACTGCGCACGGTCATAACAAGGACGTCGCGCTTGCGGTCGAGCGGGTCAAGAAACTCTCCAACGCGGTGCAGGTCGTCGCCGGCAATGTCGCGACGGCGGAAGCGACCAAGGCGCTGATCGGTGCCGGCGCGGACGCGGTGAAGGTAGGCATCGGACCGGGCTCGATCTGCACCACTCGGGTGGTGGCCGGCGTCGGCGTACCACAGCTCACCGCGATCATGGACAGCGCGGAAGAAGCGGCGAAGTCGGGCGTGCCGGTGATCGGCGACGGCGGACTGCGCACCAGCGGCGATGCGGCCAAGGCGCTCGCTGCCGGGGCCTCGAGCGTGATGATCGGGTCCATGCTGGCAGGGACGGAAGAGGCTCCGGGCGAGACTTTCATCTACCAGGGACGCAGCTACAAGAGCTATCGCGGCATGGGTAGCGTGAGCGCGATGGCGCGCGGCAGTGCCGATCGCTACTTCCAGCAGGACGTCTCCGCGCTCAAGCTCGTGCCGGAAGGTATCGAGGGACAGGTGCCTTACAAAGGGCCCGCGAAAGACGTCGTCCACCAGCTCGTCGGCGGGATCAAGGCGGCGATGGGCTATACCGGCAGCGCGACGATCGAGGACCTACGCACCCGTGCGGAATTCGTGCGCATCACCAATGCGGGCCTGGCCGAAAGCCACGTCCACGACGTGGCGATCACGCGGGAAGCGCCGAATTATCCCACACGATGA